The following DNA comes from Capsicum annuum cultivar UCD-10X-F1 chromosome 7, UCD10Xv1.1, whole genome shotgun sequence.
GGTATTTTGGCGAGAAGGTACTTTCCGACGATATACCAAATAGCAAAGGTACTTTCAGTTATTTAATCACCTTTTTAAGTGATTGAGCTACTTTGGCACGCCAAAACAACGATTCCATATAATTAATATTGTGTTTTCATTATGAAAAGGGTTATTCGAATTGGATAATAAGTATGTGAAAGTTTGAACGGCAATCGAAGACATCATTTAAGCTTGATGGATGATGTTTATCTCTACCAATTCACTAGCTGGCGTGGTTTCTATATGATATCTTGTCATTTCTAATTTTCAACAACTGTTTTTGAAAGAATCTTAAATTATAGGTAAAAAATTCATGTAAATTGTGGTGATCATGCAATGTCCAAATTCAGACTCATGCAGAACTAGCATGTGTTTTCGAGCAAAGTACATGTTGTACATTTGAccaattcaaaatttttgttttgttgcACAATAGTCTAATAGTTACATGTCCAATCTAATTGCTTGAAACGTTTAACAATAAACGAGAAACAAAAACAACTCTTCATATATCCAAAAAGATCGAGTATTGAGATTTTGTGTTTGCTTACAAATGGTCATTGCCTGAGTAGAATATAACTCTTATATATttctctaaaatatataaaaattaaaaatcctaaaatatatgaatcctaaaataaaagattatctaaaatatatgaaaaaaaaaaaaaattaagagtcctaaattttttctgaaaaatatccAAGTTTTTAAGCTCTAAACTCACCAAAAGATAGGTCATTGAATTAGTATTTCAACGCCACTAGTCTCGCCTTCATCCGAGGTTGTagtaaaaagttgtgaaaaatctTCTGAGACACGATCAAACTGTTAGTGATGACGACTCTGGCAATGACTCATTGTCAAACAAAATGAGTTGTAGTGAAGATTCGTTGTCACGGCAGTGGGTAACCAAAGAATTCAGTCTAATGGCAACGAGTTTAGCACAGGACTCGTTGTCAGACTAAACAAGTCGTTGTGTGTGGACCCGTCGTCGCAACAGTAAGGAACCAAGAACACAACCCCTCGACAACGGACCTTCATGATGACCAGGCCTAACGAGTCGTCAGGAGAGGAGTCATTGTCATAACAGAAAGGACATGAAACTTAGGTCCTCAAGTCACGACTCAGGCCACGACTCGTAATCAGACATAACGAGTCATTATCCAAGTCATGATGACTGTTTCTTAGAATTCTCTGAACATTTTAAAAAGgactttttgatctttttccattcttttaacCCCTAATCCACGTCGTTTGGGTATTCCTAGACCTATTATTGGGGGTTAATATTATCCTAACAcctcataaactcaaaatcaaTTGACACCTAGCAAAAAGGGGCGATTTTCTCTTCTCCAACAGTAAAGTAGGATTCCCCAACTTCAAGCACAAACTCCAAGGAATTCTCCAAGGTTCCAGATAtctgggatttcatcaatgggttccttccacccattgagtcccaacaACTTCTCAATCCTTAAATTTAATTTTCCCGTCAAGAATTAAATTTTAGGTCAAATGTGagttttcttaatcttttttagtttattcttgtaACTAAACTATGAGTACATGTTTTCCATAAGAATAGCATATTCCTATAATTAGGACtatacataggtcgggttggttcgatttttattaaaaaaaaaaaaaaaaaccaatcatgtcggtttattaaaactataaaccaaatcaaaccaacataaaattaattttttcggtttaggttttagtcggtttttTCGGGGGGGTTTCggtttttttggatttttttggggtttttttaataatatttaatttttacaattatattgtgatcgaagactagatcaaatatgttttcactcatgtgctaatgaaaaatcataattatgaaaaaatgaggagcagaaaactctcttgaaactaaaaagtgagatgaaaagtgaaaagtttaggttttaagtttatattgggttttggatcttttaattagtaattaatgGATAAacattacaacttaaaggcccaaatttCAATATACATCTACATCTAgtttcaaattattaaaaattactaaaactagttaaaaaaaatatttaaaaaatagattataattaatattttatgtataaaaaagtttgaatattatatctatactatattaaaagtttgaaggGACTTAAAAATGacgtttgaacttttttcccttcattagaAGCCTCTGCAACAGATAAAAACGTCTTTTTGCTACtttcctcaatttattatttaattagattaaagactcctaaaatatatgaaaagaatttaataactcctaaaatatattgaaAGAATCCTGACAAACTAAAAACTTCTAGtacttcataatttaaaattataaagaagaataagtagaatattatgaataaaattgtaggacaagtcaaagttaaAAAGGGAAGAAATCGTTTTGCATGTAAAAAAAACGAGGCGAAAaagtttatatttaattatacaatttataaaaggaaaactttataaatagaataaatttaatttattgttccTACACATGAGTTTTAGGATTCAATAacatatatttgttgattttgattatttaatctaggtaatatttagtacttctaaaaatagaattttgccttatataaaaaatattctttataattctgtttaagtaatattttggatcaaaatttatacgaaaaaaattcttatattgtacttttgctttttattttaattttgattcacatgttttcttactatcattatcatcatctcttttgcctttatttatttcttttaaaccatacctttaaagattatatatgaagaagaataatcaacaattgacattAATTCTCTCTTTTGATTATTTCTTGTGTATCTCTTTTAGTTGAAAGTTTCTGATCGAAAAAATGGATAAGTATATTGCCGCCGAATGAAGTTGTCAAAAATCAAAGGTTTAttgcactttttttcttttactttctttggGTAATCGTGACATAATTTTGATTATCGTGACATAAAAAAGGCTCCaatcccatttttcttttttaaaaaaaacatatcaagGTCACGAATTAGGATAGGagattaaattcttttttatttatgaatcatgttttttTGTAATATCGTAACTTTTATATACAATTCAACCACTATAGAAATCCATATTATTTGTAAGTGAGACATATTAATTGCTATTTATGTTAAAGAAAATCGTAATACTAATTTatgataataacataaaaaaGGCGGCTATGAAATTTCAAAGAACAGAACAAAAGCGAAGCAAAAAAGTTGTTTGTAGTATATTCAttttcaccaatatcacattatgTATAGTACCCTCCTCTATCGAAAGTTGGGTTTGATTGAGTGGGTTTTAGTTTATATGTGAATGTCTTGGTTGCTTGTAATCACATGTGGATATTTGatcttcataatctaaatttaaagatttgatAATATAGAGTCACATACAAATGTAGATGTAGGAATTCcactaaatataattcaaatatctacttAAAAAATCTGACTATATAGATTTGATATATGAACACGAAAATTCGACTGATATTTATGCAAGGAGGAGGATCCGAACGCTTATAGATAAAAGGTCGTTATTcaacattcttcatcacaaatttttaaggtattattttctcaattatttttacCTTTgataatattgtatttttttctctaggaatatttcttttatcatcttttgtgcatgtaattgataaggttttaattttattgttgtgTCCAATTTTAGTCTTTTTTGGGCATAAGATTTGTAAGCAAGCAATGTTATTATAATTAGATAtctttgtaaaaatttataatccaCTCTATTTGAGGAAATtactatttaactttttataataaagttatataaatatctatataagctttcgcaatagacaaaatcgtctaattttaaaaaatcaaaggttacacgtgcggttaaactaatatatatatatatatatNNNNNNNNNNNNNNNNNNNNNNNNNNNNNNNNNNNNNNNNNNNNNNNNNNNNNNNNNNNNNNNNNNNNNNNNNNNNNNNNNNNNNNNNNNNNNNNNNNNNatatatatatatatatatatatatatatatatatatattatgtcggtttgattcagGTTCGgttggttaacaccaaaccaaaccaagaatgatcggtTTTTTTTgtaacgccaaaccaatcaaaccaaaccataagtcgggtttttttctcggtttggtttggttcgtcggttcggtTTCACTTGACGGtatggtctgtacacccctactcAGAATCATGATTTCCCCTTTGAATTGATTAATCATTGAGTTTTGGCTTGAAGTATGAAATTTCATATTATGCTCAGtttttaatattatcatgttcagttgtaTTAGTCAGAGCTGGTgaattatgaacacccgatacctagagATTCATGCATATAACAGTTTACACGTCTTGAGCACTGTAGAGTAATCAGTATTGATATTTTCAATATGTAATTACAATGAATAATTCAATTTCTAGTGTCATTCGGTtaagagtagtacttagcatcgagtgaacgcAAGGATGAAGCTCACCCTTCAGTTGAGGATTGAgaactttagtagaagtccctaagttccagaactaacGCAGCACCGtaggttatgaggggtcacccaccagttgaggattgacaCTCTAGTCCTTCgagatatcagtttagtggatctatgccagccagtgttggtaccttTGGCaaggtattagcacccttccaactggggttacaggttggaccctgatttgctcagattggggtatgtcggttattgTTAACTCCCACAATCCTCTgtttatgttttagattcagattatgcatgaccttgtattcagttattcagttccattcaatacatgtttatacttggccTTGCCTTCAGTTATCatgtttcatgcattcatgttcaacTCATACTAGTTAGCTTTTTCCATCTCACATACTcattaaattcaaagtactgatcgcatatttTTCTACGCTATATTATCTCTtaatataggttcggacgctcagtacCCGAATCGCACTTAGCACGTTCCGGTGCCACTCAGTTGCagtttggtgagtcctcacaTTCGAGGACTAGTTACTAGCTACTTATTTCAGTCTATTTTTATTTcagtcaattggagttagttgggagtttgtcccaacaactcattaagatttagaggctttcatagaTTTTCAGCATGTTGGTTTATCAGACAGTTCAAATTCCAGTTTTTGTTGACATtcagtattttatatttattatcttcACTAGTTATTTCAGTTTAGCCTCCGCCCAGTATTTTATTACTTTTCCGTATTCTTAGTGTTATGCTTATGTCAGGTCATGGGTTCGCTTAAGGTAACTTGTGACTCTGAGCACCGCATTACAACAGGGGTAATCTCTGATAGCGACACCAAAGTTGCAAATAAGTCAATCTTCAGTCTggatagttccacctaaataataTTGTTTGAAGCAGTTTAGTTACAGTCTTTTGACTCTTTTTTCATTTCTAATTTTCAGGAACTGTTTCTGAATTAAGACAAAGCTCTTTTGTATTGATTGACCAGTTGTTTGATAAATCAATTAGATCGTTTTGCAGAACTGAGAAAATGCTAATGTAATCACCTATTATTTTTGTCTGTGATTTTGAACCAGAGACCTAACACCCTTAGGTGCACCTTTTCCTAAAAATTTCTATATCGAGAATACTTTCCATCTTGCTTATTATATTGTTCTTGGCATTTATAGCAATATTGGACTGCAAAATTAGAACATATTTATGTTAGTAACCAAGTAACATAAATTCAGAATAAGAGAAACTACTCAACTTTGGATATTGATTATCAAATTATCTAAGAAGTGCTgctttagttttgtatttttcattatgTGAGAAGTGCACACAACCAGCATTGATAAGTAAACGATGTGGATCTCTACCGGATTCACCAGCTGGTGTGGTTTCAAGAACTAGTTTTGAATTCAGACACAGACAATGGAGTTCTGGTTCAACTGTTTATTccgttttatttcttctttagatGCAATGACTAGCTCGAAAATGAACTGCACAAAACATAAGAACACATAGTAAATTGGATATACCCAGTCATGATGTCCAACTAAAACATAAATTGGAGAGTGCAGAAAAAGTTGCATGAATGTACCAATTAGATAACAAACATAAATCTCTTGTTGATACTTTCACGTTGCAGTTTAGGCAATGACCCCAACCTATAGATAAAAGGAAATAGTACGGATATGATATAGTAAAGATATGAAAAAACTTTAGTGAACTTTTCCATGTTACAACCTGACACTGTTGTTGTTAGTATAGCAAAAAGCTGAAAAGCGCACACACCAAATAAATGGCTGGTTATATGGTAttagaagtaaaaacaaaagacaaaaacaaaagacaaaaaaacatATTGCTTCAAAAAAATCGAATTATAGGACCGTTGTATAGGAGGTATGGCCATTAAATACCAAAATCAGCATCTctaactttcttttctttagaaaAGGCAAAAATTGTAAATTTACATCTGAGGTCCGAGCGGCAACCTGTTCATGAATTGCTGATAAACGTTTGAGCCATTGGAGAGGTTCAATCCAGGATCAGACATAGGTTCCACCTTTGGTTCTTCCTTCGGGAACATAAATCCCATGTCATGCATGGGTCGCGGCTGTCCTAGATATGGATGAATAGGAACCTCCCCTGGCTTGTTTTGGTTAGGGTGAAATCCAGCCATTGATAGACTGGATAGGCCTTGTGGGTTCATTCCGTAGCTAAATCCTGGGGTAGGTCCAAGCTGGGGCCTCCCTGCCAAACCAAAGGAGCCAAGTGAAGGTTGCCTGTCGAACCGCGCCATGGCATTCTGAAGTTGTGCAGGCTCAGGCCTATGTAAATGGTTTTGAGCAGGGGCAGTTACTGCAGTTGGATGAGTGTTGGAGGCTCCTGAATTAACGTGACTACTGTTGCGAGCTGCAGGAACATCGTGGTTGTGCTTCCCTTCATAGGTGGTAATCACTGACTTCAGGTCATGTGAGGCCCTCTCAACATGCTTCCTGACATTGCAGCCAGCACTTGTGCACTTGTAGTAACTCCTGGCAAAACGGAAAATCCATCATTTGTAGAAAAcaatttttcaagtcaaaattcAGGATTATTAATGTGACAAACCTTGGATTTGGATTCCCTTTAACAACCTTTTGCCCATACTTGCGCCAGCGATATCCATCATCAAGGATGTCCACTTCGCTTGTAGTTTGAACCACAACTCTTGGCTCTCTGATGGCTCTAGTGGCACCAGTCATATCTGCAGAGTAAGTCTCGAGCTTCCTAAGATATTATCAAAGAGATATAAAGAATAATCATCAGGTCAATTTGATAGAATTTAGGAAATCTTATTTACTAAAGGCTAATGATGATATAGAAACCTTCTTTTAGACTCGGACTCATCTCCTTCACCATCATAACCTTGTGATATGCTGCCATGAGTTCCAcgatcatcttcatcttcatcatttGAAAAAGTCGACGACACATCTACTGCATCCCCTGATTCCAACTGACTGTCGTTTTGAGCAGGGAAAGGGGCAGATCTGTTGCAGTACTCGGAGCCCAAGTTCACTGATGATGTTGCGTCAAGGTTGTTGCTCCTCCAATCAAAACCTCCTCCAGAACCAGGTGCTTTCTGGATGTTTGCCCGACCCAGATCACCATTAACACCACTTGCACCTTGTTCTACACCGTCCAGCCGTAGGTCACCAAGTGAATTTGTGGATCCAAGGGCTGATCTACGGTTAGGTGGCGGTTTTGGGTGATTGTGGGCTCCCTTGTATATAATCTCAGTAATATGACCCTCTTGAGATCGCTCAACTTTCTTCTTCACTGGACAGTTTGGATGTGTGCACTTATAGTAGCTCCGGGGATACTCGCTCCCTTTAACTTGTTTCTGCCCGTATTTTCGCCAGTTATACCCATCTTCTGCTGGGGCACCAACAACATTTGGATCTCCACCTCCTCTTTGATCAATGTCCTCATCTTGCGGCTCATCGAGAGGTGGAGAATGCTCCACAGTACTACCAACCGTCTGAAAGGTCCTTGACTCTGGTGTGACATTACTACCCTTGACATCCATCTCAGCAGAAAATCTAGGGAAATCAGATGCTTGATTAAGCGTTCCATTCTGAACCAGATTTTGTGTAGCCTCCATACGGTGAGATTGAAGCGAGTTCTGTGAATGAACTGAAACTTCAATGTTTGGAAATCCTTGCTGAGAAAAATTGGGCGGGTTCACCTGCAACCAAGACTAACAATAAGCTCAGAGATTGGAAACAAACAGAATATCAGTGCAGATGCCTTTTAGAGACAGAGAGAGAGTGATTACTCTGCTGTTCGTGCCAGGAAAAAGCGATGGAGCAGTCTCTGGAACTGGCTTGAAAGAAAAGGACGACGCATTGATACTCTCAAAAGCATTCTCTTTCCTATTATCTGGATCCTCCATCATCAATGTTGAGTTTCTACTCTCGATGCCCGAGGAAAATGGAAATTTTCCAGTGGTTGGGGATGGTTGCACCTGCAACATTGATAAAAACTTTTACATGAAGGAGAACCTTGAAGAAGAGCACCTCAGTTTCAGAATAATCGGCGTTCACATAGAAGTACAAGGGGCCAAAAGAAGTCACTTCGTGTGTACAAGAGGCCAAAAGAAGTCACTTCGCGTCAGGCCAAAGCCAAATGATTCAAGCAAATTGAGCCTCTAAATGATATACATATCAGAAACAAGATCTTGCAAGATTAGTATCTTAAAAATAAACAGACGTTTCTGAGTACTGAAAGCTTCATTTAGAAGATTAAATTATCAGTAAAACCAATAAACGGACCATAAACTAGGACTCGCAACTTCTTAAAACTCTTGACATTTGGTTTTGCTTTGATATAATATAAAGCAAGGGGAAGATGGACGGATGACAGATTTTAATGCAGAACGAACTTTGCAGTGCGAGCTAACTTAAGGTAAGAGACGCTGGTtaagaatatatttatgatacttaTGCTACAAATTCAGAAGATGAAATCTTCCATTCAGTAAATGCAGAAAAGAATTGCATGGAGTATGATAAACTGCAAGAATTCAATAACGATAAAAAGGAATGCTCGTAACAGTGACGCACCATAAAAAGACTCGTGAATAAGTAAAAGCATCTGAGTTTTATTTATTAGCTAGtgttctctaaaaaaaaaaagggatgacTACTTACAACAAAGTGCTATCCAACCTATATCCTTATACAGCTTTATATACTACTATTTCTTCACAAATCGCAGTGTAGAACAATCATGGACTATTAAAATAGATACAAATATGTGTCTTCATCCAAGAACAACTCTTTTCATAGTCACAAATCCTCGTCATATTGCACAATCAATAGCCTATACTATTTAAACTTGTGTGTTATATCCCTTCCATTTGTTGATGGCATGACTATTAAACTTCCGCCATCATAACATAGTTCAGAAATAACCAAAAATAAGCAATCTAAATCGGGGAAAATCAATTGTGTGACGGGGGCAAAGGGTATACTTAAGGTGTATACATACCAGTGAATTTGAGAGGAAAACAGGAGACTCTAGCAAGGTTGTTGGACTAAGACCAGGAGGAATAGTTAAATAAGGAGACCGAACTCCTTGATTCTGAACTCCTTGATTCTGCCTCATATCAGCAGGTCTAAGGCTCTCCGTGTTCAGCTTTGGAGCATTAAATCCAGCTCTAGCTGCCATTCTTTCCAAGAGTCCTCCACGAGGGTTCATTTTCTGATCAGACACCGGTTGTTGTTCACTGACTGCAGCTTGTGCTTCATCATTTCCATCAAAAGTTCCCACGTTTTCTTGAGGCCCAGAAGCTAAGTTTCCACTTTTAGTTTCATTGGTACACTGAAAAGTTGATCTTGACCCAACATCATCACCTAGCAGCGACGAGAAAAAAGTTCTTGGACTTGGACTTGGAGGCATCCAATCTCCCATAATGGCAACATGATCATCAAATCCACCCATCAATTCTCTATACTCTTAGCATGAGCAACTCAAAGGCCAAATTAACTGCAATGAAAAGAGGAGTCAAACTCAAGGCGTAACGCTACTTCTGCCATAAGACACTTAGCTCCTAATTCATAATCATTTTAGGTATGCTAACTTATTCTTTTCGAATTTTCAAGGAGATAGCAAATACTCCTGAACAATTCTGGTTATTCTTGCAATAGACTGTCCTAGGTAACTGGTCTAACAAGCATATCTGTggcaacatatatatatgtgtgtgtgtgtgtttgtgcgCGCGCGCTTCATATATAACAGAACAAAGATCTCGAAACCAACCTCTCCATTAATCAACTTTCCTTCTATATCAACCATAAGCACAAACGACTCTCggattatcatttttttcaaaaaattgggAGTAGGGAAGGGATTAAAATGTGGGGACTCGAACTCTCACCAACAAGGTAAAAGTTAACGTAACCAACCAATCAACTGAGCCACTAAGATTCCCCTCGGATTATCATTAAATCAAGGAACCAGAATACAACAACAGCATAAAGCTATTCACATCTATGCCTCCATCTTATTAAAAACAAAATCCATCAAAGGAAAAACAAACAAGCCACAAATAATAACATTCAACAAAAGCAAAACTTTGATCTAAGGCAGCTAAAAAAAATGCAATTCCTGctacaacaaccaaaaaaaaaaaaaaaaaattacctctcctgactttaaaactaattattaaaagtAAAGTTTGCAGCTTTCGTAAATCTTGAAACACATCAAGATCTAATAAATTGggaaacaacaaaaatagaaataacccATCATTTTCTAAACAAAAGGGGTCATcaagaaatacccaaaacacccaaaacacacaaaaaaaagctCAACCATGAACATTCACACAAAGAAAAACACATAATAAGCAAACCCCAACAAGAGAATCAATGATTAGAAAGTAatgatcaaaaaaaaaaagtacctgAACAAACATAAAAAAGATAGTCAAAAAAAAGAATGATAAGAATGAAGAAAGATAAATATACCCTTTGTCCAAAATACACCAAAGACTTTCTTCCAAGAAACAAATGGGAAAAAGCAAAAGCAATTCTTTCTCCCCCCACAATTTGTTgtcaatttctctctctctctctctgtggAAAAAAATTGCTTACATTGGGCACAAGATTATGATTGATTtggcaaaagaaaaataattgttatagggaataaatatattatgaacAAATATTGTAAGTGGGGTTTGTTTGGATGTTATGGTGGCCCTCTAAATGTTttggaatctttttttttttttttaataatttttgtgtACTTCAACTAAATTCACAAACACCGGTCACCCCACCAGCAACAAATACAAGTTACCTTTTCAACTCAACATTATGAATTTTCTACTTCTTTCATTGATGTTATTTAACTTGATatgaagtttaaaaaaaaaaaattctaaatatatatatgattgtaaatcatttaattaaaagatataaagGAAATTCTAAAGTTAATTAATTTCTAATATGATAACGAGTTTTGGAGTAATAAGGACAAGGTAGTGTAAAGTAGGCTCTTATCGATCGGCTCTTCCTTGAAACCCATATATACCGGATGTCGTTTAaatgatttttaattatataaagatGAAATTCtacgaattaaaaagaaaaatggtcacATAAACTTTAACATAGAAATC
Coding sequences within:
- the LOC107878873 gene encoding probable WRKY transcription factor 2 isoform X1, with translation MGGFDDHVAIMGDWMPPSPSPRTFFSSLLGDDVGSRSTFQCTNETKSGNLASGPQENVGTFDGNDEAQAAVSEQQPVSDQKMNPRGGLLERMAARAGFNAPKLNTESLRPADMRQNQGVQNQGVRSPYLTIPPGLSPTTLLESPVFLSNSLVQPSPTTGKFPFSSGIESRNSTLMMEDPDNRKENAFESINASSFSFKPVPETAPSLFPGTNSRSWLQVNPPNFSQQGFPNIEVSVHSQNSLQSHRMEATQNLVQNGTLNQASDFPRFSAEMDVKGSNVTPESRTFQTVGSTVEHSPPLDEPQDEDIDQRGGGDPNVVGAPAEDGYNWRKYGQKQVKGSEYPRSYYKCTHPNCPVKKKVERSQEGHITEIIYKGAHNHPKPPPNRRSALGSTNSLGDLRLDGVEQGASGVNGDLGRANIQKAPGSGGGFDWRSNNLDATSSVNLGSEYCNRSAPFPAQNDSQLESGDAVDVSSTFSNDEDEDDRGTHGSISQGYDGEGDESESKRRKLETYSADMTGATRAIREPRVVVQTTSEVDILDDGYRWRKYGQKVVKGNPNPRSYYKCTSAGCNVRKHVERASHDLKSVITTYEGKHNHDVPAARNSSHVNSGASNTHPTAVTAPAQNHLHRPEPAQLQNAMARFDRQPSLGSFGLAGRPQLGPTPGFSYGMNPQGLSSLSMAGFHPNQNKPGEVPIHPYLGQPRPMHDMGFMFPKEEPKVEPMSDPGLNLSNGSNVYQQFMNRLPLGPQM
- the LOC107878873 gene encoding probable WRKY transcription factor 2 isoform X2 codes for the protein MGGFDDHVAIMGDWMPPSPSPRTFFSSLLGDDVGSRSTFQCTNETKSGNLASGPQENVGTFDGNDEAQAAVSEQQPVSDQKMNPRGGLLERMAARAGFNAPKLNTESLRPADMRQNQGVQNQGVRSPYLTIPPGLSPTTLLESPVFLSNSLVQPSPTTGKFPFSSGIESRNSTLMMEDPDNRKENAFESINASSFSFKPVPETAPSLFPGTNSRVNPPNFSQQGFPNIEVSVHSQNSLQSHRMEATQNLVQNGTLNQASDFPRFSAEMDVKGSNVTPESRTFQTVGSTVEHSPPLDEPQDEDIDQRGGGDPNVVGAPAEDGYNWRKYGQKQVKGSEYPRSYYKCTHPNCPVKKKVERSQEGHITEIIYKGAHNHPKPPPNRRSALGSTNSLGDLRLDGVEQGASGVNGDLGRANIQKAPGSGGGFDWRSNNLDATSSVNLGSEYCNRSAPFPAQNDSQLESGDAVDVSSTFSNDEDEDDRGTHGSISQGYDGEGDESESKRRKLETYSADMTGATRAIREPRVVVQTTSEVDILDDGYRWRKYGQKVVKGNPNPRSYYKCTSAGCNVRKHVERASHDLKSVITTYEGKHNHDVPAARNSSHVNSGASNTHPTAVTAPAQNHLHRPEPAQLQNAMARFDRQPSLGSFGLAGRPQLGPTPGFSYGMNPQGLSSLSMAGFHPNQNKPGEVPIHPYLGQPRPMHDMGFMFPKEEPKVEPMSDPGLNLSNGSNVYQQFMNRLPLGPQM